The proteins below come from a single Fodinicurvata sp. EGI_FJ10296 genomic window:
- the speE gene encoding polyamine aminopropyltransferase codes for MTEWYTEALHESVGQILRIDRILHQERTQHQDLIIFENKTLGRVMGLDGIVQTTTFDEHIYHEMMAHVPILAHGAARRVLIIGGGDGGMLRRCLCHPLDQVTMVEIDRSVIDLALEFLPMISAGAFEDPRANLLIADGARFVAETEDRFDVIIVDSSDPTGPNQVLFTEEFYGHCKRALTPGGILVTQNGVPYLDHGEQKRTYGRMRQHFGDVTAYVAAVPTYQGGMMTFAWASDNPAHRQWDAETIAGRAAKSGFESDYYTPSLHVASFALPRMVERHVAA; via the coding sequence ATGACCGAATGGTATACTGAAGCACTTCACGAAAGCGTGGGGCAGATCCTGAGAATCGACAGGATCCTTCATCAGGAACGAACCCAGCACCAGGATCTGATCATTTTCGAGAACAAGACCCTCGGTCGAGTAATGGGACTGGACGGCATCGTTCAGACGACGACCTTCGACGAACATATCTATCACGAGATGATGGCCCATGTGCCCATTCTCGCTCATGGCGCCGCCCGTCGGGTGCTGATCATCGGCGGCGGTGATGGCGGCATGCTCCGCCGCTGTCTCTGCCACCCCCTTGACCAGGTCACGATGGTCGAAATCGACCGGAGCGTCATCGACCTGGCGCTCGAATTTCTTCCCATGATTTCAGCCGGCGCGTTCGAGGACCCCCGGGCCAACCTGCTGATAGCGGACGGTGCCCGATTCGTCGCCGAGACCGAAGACCGCTTCGATGTCATCATCGTTGACAGCAGTGATCCGACCGGCCCGAACCAGGTGCTTTTCACCGAAGAATTCTACGGCCACTGCAAGCGGGCGCTGACGCCCGGTGGAATCCTGGTCACCCAGAACGGCGTTCCCTATCTCGATCACGGCGAGCAGAAGCGGACCTATGGGCGGATGCGCCAGCATTTCGGCGATGTGACAGCCTATGTCGCCGCAGTCCCGACCTATCAGGGCGGGATGATGACTTTCGCATGGGCGAGCGACAATCCCGCGCACCGGCAATGGGATGCCGAGACGATCGCGGGCCGGGCGGCCAAGAGCGGGTTCGAATCAGACTACTATACGCCCTCGCTGCATGTCGCCAGCTTCGCACTGCCCCGGATGGTCGAGCGGCACGTTGCTGCGTGA
- the speD gene encoding adenosylmethionine decarboxylase, with product MSNVSPMNVAKITSEAPADVASGGTGPSLNGAPTDVPSSTNMDHFISKDGEYFAGTHLIIDLWEASRLDDIDHVRQTLIKAVTAAKATLLHIHLHHFTENGGISGVAVLAESHISIHSWPEIGYAALDVFMCGDSEPADAIPVLRDAFDPGRVDVSDMRRGRVAETGVDTAKLRTGTAA from the coding sequence GTGTCCAACGTTTCCCCCATGAACGTCGCGAAGATCACGAGTGAAGCGCCTGCGGACGTGGCGAGTGGCGGTACGGGACCGTCGTTGAACGGCGCGCCGACTGATGTGCCGTCGTCCACGAACATGGATCACTTCATCAGCAAGGACGGCGAGTATTTTGCCGGCACCCATCTGATCATCGATCTGTGGGAGGCCTCGCGTCTCGACGATATCGACCACGTCCGGCAGACCCTGATCAAGGCGGTTACTGCCGCCAAGGCGACGCTGCTGCACATTCACCTGCATCACTTCACCGAGAACGGCGGTATTTCCGGCGTTGCGGTATTGGCGGAAAGCCATATCTCCATTCATAGCTGGCCGGAAATCGGTTATGCGGCACTGGATGTGTTTATGTGCGGCGACAGCGAACCAGCCGATGCCATTCCGGTTCTGCGCGACGCTTTCGACCCTGGCCGGGTGGATGTCAGCGATATGCGCCGCGGCCGCGTTGCCGAAACCGGCGTCGACACGGCAAAGCTTCGGACCGGCACGGCGGCCTGA
- a CDS encoding sterol desaturase family protein, with translation MDQSVQALVNYKGIAVVAWLAALFMLERLAPRTPAPPDLPPWRRVTRNAMLWVFNSGLSPLVVIPVSVWATSHALDWRPAWWSGAPGLIIDLLILDCWIYWWHRANHESQFLWRFHEIHHLDEFLDTTSAIRFHFGEVLMGAAVRALIVILLGIPIASIIVFETLILIAAVFHHSNIRLAPRLEAALQWVVITPGIHWVHHHAIRRDTDSNYGTILSVWDRLFATRSRTRRWAGMPIGVENRRELDIGRLILRPFRPRDDAAGGKAAAVGKAEESADGADR, from the coding sequence ATGGATCAGTCAGTTCAAGCTCTGGTAAACTATAAGGGCATTGCGGTGGTCGCATGGCTGGCGGCGCTGTTCATGCTCGAACGGCTCGCGCCGCGGACGCCGGCGCCGCCGGACTTGCCGCCGTGGCGCCGCGTGACCCGAAACGCCATGCTGTGGGTGTTCAACAGTGGTCTCAGCCCGCTCGTCGTCATCCCTGTGTCCGTCTGGGCCACAAGTCATGCGCTTGACTGGCGGCCGGCCTGGTGGTCGGGCGCGCCCGGCCTGATCATCGATCTTCTCATTCTCGACTGCTGGATCTATTGGTGGCATCGCGCCAATCACGAGAGCCAGTTTTTGTGGCGTTTCCATGAGATTCATCACCTGGATGAATTTCTAGACACGACATCGGCCATCCGATTCCACTTTGGCGAGGTGCTGATGGGCGCTGCCGTGCGGGCGCTGATCGTCATTCTTCTCGGCATTCCCATCGCGTCGATCATCGTATTCGAAACGCTGATCCTGATTGCCGCCGTGTTCCACCATTCGAATATTCGCCTGGCGCCGCGGCTCGAAGCTGCCCTGCAATGGGTCGTGATTACCCCTGGCATCCATTGGGTCCACCATCACGCAATAAGGCGGGATACCGACAGCAATTACGGCACAATCCTCAGTGTCTGGGATCGGCTGTTTGCGACCCGAAGCCGCACCCGACGCTGGGCAGGCATGCCGATCGGCGTCGAGAACCGACGGGAACTGGATATCGGGCGGCTCATCCTGCGTCCTTTCCGGCCGCGCGACGACGCAGCCGGGGGAAAAGCGGCGGCCGTTGGCAAGGCTGAAGAATCTGCCGATGGTGCCGATCGGTAA
- a CDS encoding gamma-glutamyl-gamma-aminobutyrate hydrolase family protein (Members of this family of hydrolases with an active site Cys residue belong to MEROPS family C26.) — protein MPNHDADPDGAGSRLKKGTSKGRPVVGIPCCMKQIGLHPFHIAGDKYIRAVADGAGALPFLIPALGDDYDWDEVLDRLDGILLTGSPSNVEPAHYQGPESDAGTLHDPARDATTLPLIRAAIDRGLPLLGICRGFQEINVALGGTLHQKVHEIPSRLDHRADDTQTADIQYGLAHRVSVAANGLLEKLFTEPQPLVNSVHSQGVDRLAPGLSIEATAPDGQIEAFRSVTTPGFVLAVQWHPEWRYWESPESTALFRHFGEVVRTARDRRPL, from the coding sequence ATGCCAAACCATGATGCCGACCCCGACGGCGCCGGTTCCCGGCTGAAAAAGGGGACGAGCAAGGGGCGGCCCGTCGTCGGCATTCCCTGCTGCATGAAGCAGATCGGGCTGCACCCGTTCCATATCGCCGGCGACAAGTATATCCGGGCCGTGGCTGACGGCGCTGGCGCATTACCGTTTCTGATTCCGGCGCTGGGCGATGACTATGACTGGGACGAGGTGCTGGATCGCCTGGACGGCATCCTGCTCACCGGCAGCCCTTCGAATGTCGAACCTGCGCACTATCAGGGGCCGGAAAGCGACGCCGGCACGCTGCACGATCCGGCTCGCGACGCAACGACGCTGCCGTTGATACGGGCTGCAATCGATCGCGGTCTTCCGCTACTGGGCATCTGCCGCGGCTTTCAGGAGATCAACGTCGCTCTTGGCGGCACACTCCACCAGAAGGTTCACGAAATCCCATCGCGCCTTGATCACCGTGCCGACGATACGCAGACAGCCGATATACAATATGGTCTCGCTCACCGGGTTTCCGTGGCGGCCAATGGTCTTCTGGAAAAGCTGTTCACCGAGCCGCAACCGCTCGTGAACTCTGTCCACAGTCAGGGCGTCGACCGGCTGGCGCCCGGTCTGTCAATCGAAGCGACCGCGCCCGACGGCCAGATCGAAGCCTTTCGGTCCGTGACCACACCCGGATTCGTGCTGGCCGTCCAATGGCACCCTGAATGGCGGTATTGGGAGTCGCCGGAAAGCACAGCCCTTTTCCGCCATTTTGGAGAGGTCGTGCGGACCGCGCGCGACCGGCGACCGCTCTAG
- a CDS encoding Hsp20/alpha crystallin family protein — MEWAMRYLSERRIGNTGIQIWPRVQIWRFSMDIRSMVPFGRGRTGLSRPEASGFDALQKEVDRLFDEFSNNFGRGFGALTSGRAVPRIDIAETDKEIEITAELPGMEQNDIDISLAGDVLTIRGEKKSERTEEKGKAYHVTERSYGAFYRSVDLPPGVEADSVKATMSNGVLKVTVQKPAEAESRKIAISGS; from the coding sequence TTGGAATGGGCGATGCGATACTTATCTGAAAGGCGGATAGGCAATACCGGAATTCAGATCTGGCCCCGAGTTCAAATTTGGAGGTTTTCGATGGATATCCGATCAATGGTTCCGTTTGGACGCGGCCGGACGGGCCTGAGCAGACCAGAAGCCAGTGGATTCGATGCACTTCAGAAGGAAGTCGACCGGCTGTTCGATGAGTTCAGCAACAATTTCGGCCGCGGTTTCGGCGCGCTGACCTCCGGTCGGGCGGTGCCGCGCATTGATATTGCAGAGACTGACAAAGAGATCGAGATCACCGCTGAACTGCCTGGAATGGAGCAGAATGACATCGATATATCGCTTGCGGGCGACGTGCTGACCATCCGCGGCGAAAAGAAGTCCGAGCGGACGGAGGAAAAGGGCAAGGCCTATCACGTGACTGAACGGAGTTATGGCGCGTTCTATCGGTCCGTCGACCTTCCCCCCGGAGTCGAAGCCGATTCGGTGAAGGCGACCATGTCGAACGGCGTGCTGAAGGTGACAGTACAGAAGCCCGCCGAGGCGGAAAGCCGAAAGATCGCGATCAGCGGATCGTGA
- the xth gene encoding exodeoxyribonuclease III: MRIATWNINSVRLRIDLVLRFLESHRPDVLCLQETKVVRDLFPANAFRDLGYGHIAIAGMKGYNGVAILSRLPIDHSESLTWCDRDDARHIAVRLVDGPEIHNLYIPSGGDVPDPANNPKFAHKLAFVEELTAWLPGTVTRARGQGRDVVVVGDLNIAPMENDVWSHKQMLGVISHTPAEVEALNRLQQASGMIDASRHFVPAEEKLFSWWSYRSRDWSTSDRGRRLDHVWVTPGLGGRLRDHGILRDARGWMPKPSDHVPVWVDID; encoded by the coding sequence GTGCGTATAGCGACCTGGAACATCAATTCCGTTCGGCTCAGGATCGACCTGGTGCTACGTTTCCTTGAATCGCATCGGCCCGATGTCCTCTGTCTTCAGGAGACGAAAGTGGTCAGGGATCTCTTTCCGGCCAATGCTTTTCGCGACCTTGGCTATGGCCATATCGCGATCGCCGGCATGAAAGGATACAATGGTGTCGCCATCCTCTCGCGCTTGCCGATCGACCACAGCGAAAGCCTCACATGGTGCGACCGCGATGACGCGCGCCACATCGCCGTGCGTCTGGTTGACGGGCCTGAGATCCACAATCTCTATATTCCTTCCGGCGGCGACGTTCCGGACCCCGCAAACAACCCGAAATTCGCGCACAAACTGGCATTTGTCGAGGAACTGACAGCCTGGTTGCCCGGCACGGTGACCCGCGCACGGGGCCAGGGCCGCGACGTTGTCGTGGTTGGCGACCTGAATATCGCGCCGATGGAAAATGATGTCTGGTCTCACAAACAGATGCTTGGCGTTATCAGCCACACCCCTGCGGAAGTCGAGGCGCTCAATCGATTGCAGCAAGCCAGCGGTATGATCGACGCCAGCCGGCATTTTGTTCCGGCTGAGGAAAAGCTTTTCAGTTGGTGGTCCTACAGGTCCCGCGACTGGTCGACGTCGGACCGTGGCCGCCGCCTCGACCATGTGTGGGTGACGCCGGGACTCGGCGGCCGGTTGCGAGACCACGGGATTTTGCGTGACGCCCGCGGCTGGATGCCGAAGCCGTCCGATCACGTGCCGGTGTGGGTCGATATCGACTGA